TTCTAACCACAGGTAGCGGCAGGTACCTAATTCCCATCATTTCGTATCACAGCGTGTTTCGTGTTCTTGATTTTAGCTTAGCGTTTCCACAATGGATCGTATGGTGATTTCCGCTTGTCTAGTTGTCTTCTATCATCCCTTAACTTATGTTCCAAGAGTTTTAGGACATCATGTATGTGCTTAAttgaaatctaaatattttaaattcttataaaaattggaatttattcGAGTGTTTGTATAAtattaacagtaatttttttttactttctttaaaatggaaCTGTGCActctatatttgaaattttattttcattctaacaACAGGTAACACATGCCATGCTTACTTTGCGTAAACACTGACTGAATTTGTGACGATATAAGGGATATTTTAAGAACCAATTTAGCAAATATTCACCATGAAACTCAAATTTTCAGCACAcacatatttttacttgtaccaatctttaaaatgaatttataaacttCGCAATTCTGCAGTAAATGTTTTACGATATAAATAGTTAGGATGTCAAATCTTATAGAAGTTAAGTGTAATAAAACTTTTGGAATTGCAAAAGACACTTTAAAAACGatgaaaattcttattaaactaTATACGAGTATTTAGGTAATGGATATCgtaaaaatcattattgtttACATCATCAAATATCGAACTGGAAATGAGGCTAAAATTTAACGCTGCATGGAACAatgtttagaatttaatttcatagaaTTCGTATCACAAAACCTGCATTTTTAGTTGATAAATAGTTTGTACAGTTGCCAATTTTAACAATGGTCCTTTATACTTTGCGCTTAAACTGTTTATATTTCAGTAATGCgaattatttgagaataaataaaatcaaggatttctacaaatacattttatttcgtaCATTCCAACAACATTTTACATACATTCGGGTAACTACACCACTATCACCGAAGAAAAATTGATCTAACCCTCTGATCACCATAGAAGAAGGTGTAAAAGAACTACAAATAGcaagttttattatatatcttCCTAAGAAACTACTTAATATTTCTGAACTTACATTAAGATTAGTAATACAAAACTCTAACAGTCATTGTGTTTGGTTCTCGGAAGCTTATGAAAATGAGGGCGAGCATCAGATTACTCTGAAACTGGCGTATCCTTAGATaccaagaaaaaaatctttgtacCAGAAAGAGTTTTAATAGCATTGCTTGCCCGTAATGGTAAGTTATTGTATTGGGCAGGGGGTGGGGTAacttgtttttgtaaatttattaatcggAAACCTTTCCTAGAAACCAGTGGATTTATCTCTTCATATGCACTTTTCTCTTCTTCTGAATTTTGGGTTGAATTTCCATCGACGTAATTCACTTCACTCTTTTGAGGTTTAGATTGtctagaaatttgccttctaaCTCGAACTGAAGCGATATTTCCATCTACTGGATAATTTAtctgtaattaaaatgaaaaataattatttcttatgaatATATCCTTTGGACATTCATAGAATTCGAAACAAAAAGgattcaatttttgtttataataccTCCCAAAagtctataaaattattttgcttggtgactgaaaattttaaagatatttataacagattttgaactttaataaagggaaagaagattaaatttttttaattcacatcCTAGTTGGttcggagaaaaaaataatatattccttCGCCTCACATTTTTTGCACTGAATAGCTAAAAGTATTCAAAGTAGAGAACAATAGCGCGTTCTTTTGAATGAAGCAGacaagatatatttaaaatcagatgaagaaattaaattaatccaaattattataaagagtaattaaataatcccACGAAACTTAAGCGACACTTGATTAGAAATTGTATTCGCTTCATAAACATATAACTAGGAAACTTCACAACATCGGAGAAACTTGAcgctctttaaaatttagaggaACACGATAGATATTTCAGTTAACAAGAATACGAGAAATCATCaattgctgcacattgttggaatcttggacataaattcaatttcgacaatgTAACGCCAACTCATCTTGATGGAGTTTGGAgtcttgttttatttacatgaatGCTGTTAGAATGCCATAAGAtgtgaaaatacattttactctGATTTGCCCCTCTCGGCCACTgaggtttttcttgttctgtttttatattctttttctcgctactgaaatttttctagatttgcttctcacctttattttccaattttcttttatagcttcacgcttatatttcaaataacttttgttgACTCTCCATCGCGTCTggaaagtcttgaaaatagaCGTCTGTTTTTGAGCTCTTGAGACACATCGACTGTTgcttccaatttgtatatttttgaagctgatgaagtttttaatcaagtaactTTATAAACAGcgtcttaaaaatattggaacaaACTTTTTAGGGAGCAAGGGCTCCTtacaaatattaagaattacATAGGAACCCATTGTAACCATAAATGATTACTAATTTGTGATCTGCTATCCATTATTGTAATGCTTTAGGGAGAAAGAGTACCCAACAGCACTGCTTGGATACCGATTGGTGATCTCATTTTTGCCTGATTCAACGACCCATTATTTAATTCCGTGgtgagtttttaaaactatactgTATTTTGAGCCAGACTAGTATGTATTAGATTTCGTGGCAAGAGTAGTCTATACTTATGTCTAGGCGAAGGAACTCTTGGATGTGCGACCGTGCCTAGATGTAACATActggtaaaataatttgaataaaatggtagcataatttgaaataaataatgtaactttctttaaaacataGCTTGGAGAcagaaaccgattgcagatttgactTCGATACGAAATTTAAGTTCTATttgaaaaatctcatgcaaccgAAAAATCATTGTTCCTCAGTGGTATCTAAACACTAAGACGGCTTTTAATTGGAGGcctatgttttattataaagtatgGATCGAGTTATATGTTGTTAGTCAAATAATAATGACAAGGAAAACTTACACCGCAGTTTACTTCCATACATTGTGCCTGTGTAAAGGTAAACTTATTTGGTGCTGATTCCTAGAACATAAAGCATCAAATTCAATGTAAGTAATATCAAATTCTATGTAAATAATCTTATCAGAATTCACAATCATAAGTCATATATTACGGCAGTAGTTAGGTAGTTGTATTAGTTGTATAAAACAATACATTATGTTaatgtatttcttaatttcattcttagatatttttatgctttagtTTACTATATGcagcgcaaaaaaaaaatatcagcctggatagatttcattcaaataattagattttcactttaagatttttcaatatgtcaaacttaataagtttcaaaagtaaccacaaatatgctaattaattaatgctaactattaattaagatacgaaattagttacaaatatGCAATTCCTTaaagaaaacacttttttttttaaacttttggatttttgactcatataattttagaaaaaagtagaacatatatatatatatatatatattcatgtcATCATTCATATCAGCATACTTCTTTTGATGAATTTATACGAAAAATTTGCGTTCATAATTTGAGTAGAACGTATGTTAGAAATATTAGCTGAACACACCTTATTACAGCTATAAGAGAATTTGTAatccaaacaaatttttttttatctatcctattttaatagaaagaaaacctgaagttaagaaaaaaaaacagataaagattctaaaaaagCGCATCCTTGAAATCCTTTAacgattttctatttttagtgtttgctgcttaaaaaaattagattcatCAAGACATTTTTTGATGACAAATTATACCGCATTAATATCCTGCAAATTGTAGTAAAATTGGAAATACgttttaacaacttttaagTAAAGGTTTTCAACGTGATCCTTCTTTGAAAGAGCAACTTTCTTATTCTTAGTTGCGGAATAAGTTTAAACGTAAAAATAATAGTGAAGTTCAAATATTTCACAGGGTTCGATCCTGAGGAACGGAACTTGAAGCTCATTCAACTTCAGATCAATGGGAGTCACCTTGTGTGGGAAGTAAAGGTGGTCGGTGCCAAATGCGGACCAcgtacattaaaataatttatttcacggAGGGTGtccaattacttaaaaaaatgcatgtgtATACTTCTTTTGTGTTCCTTTATGGACAATGTCCAATTTTCTACGATGGACTTTTAcgtagcaatttttattttatgggcAATGCTGCTTATTTTACAGGCTGACCATATATTTGCTAAAACGTAAAACTGCAGgagatcagttttttttttaagttttaaatattattttcttcaaactcAGTCTGAaatctcataaattttaaatggattcTTTACTCTGCACAGATGAGTCAGATAGTAACGGATGAATTATAACAGATGCacttattaagaataattatgagatcgaaaacatatttattacatgTGCATGTTTTAAATAAGAGAATCAGACATTTTAAAACAGATGCTCGCTTTTTCAGTTTATTCCATGAAACGTAAAAATGCCCCAATTTCTCGCTTGATGTTTTGTTTAGCTGAAATTCAATAAACAGCCGCAACCATTTtatgttgttttgtttttctttagatgcttcgataaaaaaatacatccgTGCTATGCTGacaaaatacgttgtattttcatttaactaGTTCTTATTTTGTACAGTTCAAACATTATatggtaataaatataatattagattaataataagaatatgcAACAATAATGGTATGCAATAATGATGATGTGTAATAATAAAGctatagtataataatattactcTTATAACgttaatcaatataaaatatattttgtacaacaatgtcaaaataaataaaatcatctcACGGTCCAACGCAATTTTCTACAATGTGTGTATCAATAAAAGACTAACATAACCCCGGAAAGA
Above is a window of Parasteatoda tepidariorum isolate YZ-2023 chromosome 5, CAS_Ptep_4.0, whole genome shotgun sequence DNA encoding:
- the LOC107456699 gene encoding uncharacterized protein isoform X3 translates to MKTLFRVFRANEMKIFLFLSCIILSGATIIPKAQLAALLRMLMGTSSLSSFLTLGNNGDKFDWLLPYTDFDINNQTGSYTNVCIFSRNPLEYQPKCFRCPNAAYESILKACEGSESAPNKFTFTQAQCMEVNCGINYPVDGNIASVRVRRQISRQSKPQKSEVNYVDGNSTQNSEEEKSAYEEINPLVSRKGFRLINLQKQVTPPPAQYNNLPLRASNAIKTLSGTKIFFLVSKDTPVSE
- the LOC107456699 gene encoding uncharacterized protein isoform X2 codes for the protein MKIFLFLSCIILSGATIIPKAQLAALLRMLMGTSSLSSFLTLGNNGDKATNTLSSRFILAPGSSRKRETRALFDWLLPYTDFDINNQTGSYTNVCIFSRNPLEYQPKCFRCPNAAYESILKACEGSESAPNKFTFTQAQCMEVNCGINYPVDGNIASVRVRRQISRQSKPQKSEVNYVDGNSTQNSEEEKSAYEEINPLVSRKGFRLINLQKQVTPPPAQYNNLPLRASNAIKTLSGTKIFFLVSKDTPVSE